agtgtcttccgcttggtttgaacactaaactcgatttaattcatcggtgttcaaacTTTCAAGAACctagctattgtagctcaacgattttcTCCCAAATCGATCCtgtcaagtggtatcagagcgggttgttcttgaaagaacattgaaaattattttgatgtttaaaattcgaaaatttcagttttttaacatatataagCTAAACTGAATTTTCGTGCAGCTTACAGCGACTGTGgaaaaaattacatatctccttgctcgagtgtccaaatgacaAACCGCTTTTTGCACTGCAAACTAGACTTGTATATGATTAAAGAGGTATAAAATTTTCAGCCTATATATGCTCGAGAAAAAGCTGTTTATTCGTTAAAAACAGAGCATATGTGATGTGGCAGAAATGAGCCATTGAGAAAATTGGTTAGTCACTCCTCtagttttataatttcaaactttcaaaaatatagggggagaactcattataattttaatggagagattatttttaaatattgagggggagaaaattttgtttaaaatgttttgaaaatatgatttttttattcacacaaaaagagggagaaatatgttagttgaaTCGATTGTTTAtgcaagttttgtgatcatcaaaaagggggagattgttggaacatttaatgttctcattctttattttgatgttaacaaaacttgttattgtatttataacatatttactcacgtgtgaagttgcaaacacaGGAAGCAAACCGAAATTGAATTTAGCCatactgaatttctggcgatcTTCGgagttttgatgatatctctcagctggatgcttcaaatgacaatccgccaacttGACAGATCAGAAAATGCTATTTTGAACAAGTCagatttcacgtcagttgggcaaaatcagatgttatcaaggtctaacggatcgctgaattaccaaactgattgcacgaaaacaacaatcagttgggtatgatcagttgcggtattttggtcatatctctcagctcgtttATTGGAATTAAGCGATTTAGTATGCGTTGAAAATTtaagacaatgatctacaaatcatattcagaagtcaaagtccgAATTGAAGCTTAAGATACTGATAAAGGACGATGAACCTACTGGATCTGTACAAattgaaatcagctaggctaaTTTTAgcacaccaactgaaactgaaccagaccagttgaaactgaactgaaccaaacTAGTtgaatagctgagtgagtcttgcacaaagacaaaaAACTTGTTTATGTAGtatttgcatatgagacattaaataatatgctgattgtgagctGCTGCctgcaatcttgagtgctaggagttctagttgggtgATGCCCTTctggagtgggtttgtacaaggtgttgtataaatcaaagttttctaaCGGATCCTTCCCagggggaagaaggggtgacgtaggagcattcgaagtctccgaacatccataaacaaatttgtgtctatttattgattgcatttacttatcattttcattgcttttaaatatgcattgttgaagcattttatgtgttcttcgaATACACAAATATTACgtacaaagtgtttgataaaatgcttcaactgaaatatttttactcattcaacttgcatatattttaaatactttacaaaatatttaatcgatttctacgaatgattatttcgatTGTCTTCTtcttggtttgaacaccaactcaatttaattcatcggtattCAAACTTTCAAGAACCAAGccattgtagctcaacgattttcCGCCAAATCGATCCTATCAGAACTCCTTCACTAAATTAGGCAGTTGTACTCTCCTTAAAAATTTAGCCATTAAACTAAATTTCACGAATTTGAAATATGGAACGTAAttataaattcttttataagctatatgtttgatcttcatcaaacttacattcaccaaattcaaatctttgaatttgactatctcaacaagAACACAGAATTTAGTACTTGTGTAACTATCAATGGTTCATGGATATAGCTAGACATGAGTTCACAACTTTATGTGATTCAGGACATCATTTGTCCTTATTTGGGCATACCCTAATTAAcctcattattttcatcaaccCCTTGATCAAGAACATCAGAACTCAAGTTTGATTGCACCCTTTGGATTATGGTAAGATTGTTTAATAGCATCGCATCATGATtttctaggtatcactgataatacttgaaaaaaaaatttgtaggttatggttagcgtatagtacggtcctttcaacacatatatcccaatcgaatctacaaccagtggtatatcgagagttgcaaatgaattagcaacgatgtgatgtatcttcGAGTAATTATAATGACATCATATGTGCAACTAAGGAAACACATTTCCATAACACACATGTGTTACTTTAACTAAAGATTCTTTGTACTATTAACTCATTAGACCACATAAGATATCCACACCCATAGGTGTGCTGTGAATACCTAACTACAATGCATCACCTCCTATGTATGTCAAATGTACAATCAATCTCACTGCCTAATGACCCTTGTGGAGTCAATAAACGAACCAAAATGTATTGATAGTACATAGAACTTccatgttgtctcgggtcaaatAACTAATTGTATACAATCATAACCGCAGACTAATACATTCGATAAATGATAAGTACTTGGAAAGTTCGAGAAGAAGTTGTTCAATGACTCATCGAATGAGTACCCACATGTATAAATGAACGTCTCTATGTTCTTATCAATGAAATgtggcgtttacatcacagattcTAGTATCGAGATCGACCGaactttatccttgttttaggcggctgagtCAACTATGAGCGAGTTTAGAATATAtaatacacttcctaatgaatttcatgatctaTGTTGTGAGATAGACCTCATAGtactataatatattcaagggTTTTACCTATAAAgcttgcatgtgtatacagataaagtaatgacataattggataaaatcataaaatgttattaaaataaatattttttacataataattaataaatctgaagccacaagttggctcaaTTGGCACATACcctaacaatctctcacttgcccTATAGCCAACCACTTATAGATATCAAACCTATTTTTCACAATGCTTCTCAAAACAATGATCCTGGTAGAGGACTtcgtaagtggatcagcaacattatatACATAGGCAACTCTCTCTATTGATATGCTCATTTTCTTGCGCAACTACACCGATGTTGTCGCAGTATGCctggactggatcaactccattaagAATGAtccccaactcttggacgaaatttctCATCCAAACAACCTCTTCTGTTGCAACTGATGCAATTATGTTTTCAACCTCAGTGGTAAAATCAACGGTGGTGTCTTGTTTGGAACTATTCCAAGATACAACACtaccattgagcttgaatacaatCCAGATTGATTTTAATCATTCACATTTGATTAGAAGCTAGAGTTAGTTTAGCTTTCTAATTTTAATTCTCCTCCGTATATCATGAACAAATTGTTAGTCTTTTTAAGTACATAAGAATATCTTTAACGACTTTCCAATGCAATGGACTGGAGTTCGACTGATATCTGCTTGCAACACTCAATGCAAATGCTACATCAAGTTAAGTAGATATTATATCATTCATAATCCTACCAATAGCATACACCTATGAGATGCATTTCATGGTTTCTATCTCTTCTTCAGTCTTAGGACACATAGAATTTGATAGAGTCGCACTATGACACATCGATAAATATCATCTCTTGGACTCAACTATAAGTATTGATGACCTGTCGTGTAATCAACcaattgatatatatacatacgTATATATGACAATATTTCAACCTTCAAACAACCATACAAACAAAGAATCATAACATTAGTTTATACATTCTTTTAGCCTTGACGTCATCACACAACCATTTCCTAAAATTTAGCAACAAAGAGGCGTATGGCTCTCACATCAGCCTGACAAACCGACATCAACCTAACCTTTTATTACCCGAGGCCAAGGAAGCACATTGAGGTGGTGCTCCATGACGCTCGAGCTGGCCCATCATAGTTCATGTGTTTACcaagcaaaatatttttgaacttgATCTTAAGAAGGCTATCAAATCATTTTTTACCTGAGGATCTAAGCCGACTGCTACCCTGGTGCTTTTGGCTAGAGAAACTATCTTCTTGATTTCTAGTTCTTCTTTCACCACGATCAAGTCTCCTATCTTGATGGAAACTTCTTTTGCTGACCTACTCGAATCATCTATAACTGCCTATGAGTTATCTTCACATCCACCTTTACCTCATCCACATAACAAATAAGAGATGAATTTTTATCTCCGTAAACAACCCATATCTCCCTTCCAACAGGGAATTTCAACTTCTAATGACAGGTAGAACCCACGACTCAAAACTTGTTCAGGGTAGGTCGACCCAATCTATCATTGTACGAGGAAGGATAATCCACCATGGTGAAACAAATAATCCTCATGACAAGATGTTTTACACTCCAAAAAGATAATGGGAGAATTATATGTCCCAATGGATGCACCACATGCCCCCATAAAATCTAAACAGGTTGTGGAGATGGGGTCAAATCTGACGCTTTCCACCTTCATTTGATAAAGAATTGTTTTGAAAAGTATATTAACTAAGCTTCTAGTGTCAACGAAGATCATTTCCACGTCATAATTGGTCACGGTGTAAGTCACCAACAAGGAAACGTTATGGGGTGTTTTAACATCTTTGAGGTCATCCGGTCCAAAACTGATAAGTGGGTCGGATCTAGGAACCATATCTACTTCAAAACTATCAAACCTCATTCCATGTGGTTTTTAAGCCCTACATGAAATCCCATCAGTAGCTCCTCCTGAGATCATATATATTGTGTTTGGGTGGGGTCATTAGCTATTTATTCAACCTGACCGTTTGTTTATCTCGTCGTTGCAGAGCGTCCTGACCCTGTTGGTTTGGTCAGTTCTCCCTAGGCAATTCCCTTGGATTTGCCCATGGAAGGTCACGACTTCCTCTGTTGTCTTTGTGTTCTCCTTCTGCTCGGGTCAGCAGGGCAATGATCTGTGGATCTCCTTGCATGATTCGTTGTACCTCCTCTCCCAACATTTGACAATCATTATTAGTGTGCTCATACTCTTGATGAAATCCACAGAATTTATCTGGGGGGTGGGGGTGAGCGTGAACCTTTCTCCGTTTTCCTCGGACGTTCCAACTTTCTCCTTTCTCACATATCTACATAGATCTTTCCAAACTCATGGTCAGGGGAGCATAAGGAAATGGCCCTCTAGCTCGGCTAAGGTCGTCGCTTCTCTCTGCTGGTCTCGTTGTCCCTATCTCCACCTTTTTCCTTCTCTTTCTCCCTATCCTTCTATCTTAATCTAACATCCATCATGTTCTGCCTTTGTGTATCCTcaaaattcacatatttttcAACTTGGTTCAGGAACTCTTCATAGCTGTGAGGAGGTCACCAAGGATTTGAAAATATACCCTCCTGGAGGCCCTGCGTAAAGGCATTTACGAAAGTATCGGTGGTGGCTGTAGGGACATCAAAGGCGAAATTATTGAAGCGCTCGATAAACTCTGTAAGACCCATGACTTTACTCATTTTGGGCTTGGAATCACATACCTCATGGTATCCTATGACATCTTACTTACAGAACTCTTATCTCTTGGCAGTGGAGTATATGTCTTCCTTAGTCTCGAACCCAAGACCTTGTCCAGATCATAAGTAATTGAATTAAAGAAACTTGGTACCAATTGGTACCCAGACTATACAACCTTGGTGGACGTGTAAGGTTCGAGCCTTTGGGAGGTGAAAGAAACTCATTGCTACGAATGGAGATATTCCCTTGAGTTTGGGCTCCATATGCTAAAATGAAAGATATAATTACAtgcccaaaaaaaaattgttgagaCTTACGGTTGTAATGTAATAATTGTCCTTACTAGGAGAACTATCGATATGTGGCAGTTGAGCTATTATACAATTCAAAAAATTAGAGTTTCACCGTTATCATTATTTATactttttgttgcaaaaaaatttgtttttaataatatatataatataaatattctaaattttaatatgTAAAGTACACATTATATTATGTACAATAAATGTAAATATGTAGACATCGACAAGACTTAAAGACTAGCATAAAATAAGACAAAGAGGCTCCCTAATGCGGTCGAGAATCTAAAGACTCCATCTTTGACCCTTGATCTCCACCGATGGACACAAACCAAAGAAGAAAAGGCCTACTCATCATCTTCTCTACTTTTTCATCATCTTCTCTACTTTCCCCTGCCGTGCAAGTAAACAAACTCCAATCATTTTCCCCTTTACTATCTGGCCAAGCTAGAGTCCCATCCAAAAAGTAACCCCCCAGATTCTCAACTATTTCATAATCAATGAcgataaataagtaaatttcCCGAATTACATGTGTTCATGCACCAACCGATCACAAATAACCACTCCACATTCATTTAAGATACGAAAATCTTGTGATTTTCCCTTCAATAAAATTTATACGTCGCAGCGTTTTTTGTGTGTTTCATGTTGAGTTCTCAAGGTCTGGTGCTGGCCACTGCCATGGCTGTTTCCGCTGGGACCATCATTCTCTTCGATTTCTTCAAGGAAAAGTGTTTCTCCAATATTcgtcaaaatcaagattgctcTCTTCCTGAAAAGAAGGCTCTCAAATCGTGTTTAGCTTCTGATTCAGGTACTTAATATATATCAAgaaaacacttcatttttcaTTGGGATTTTTCTGTTCATCTACATGTTCATGAATTCATAGGGAGCAAGAAAAGTGATCAggcgaagaagaagaagaagaacagaGTGAAATTCGCGGAAGATGTGAAAGATTCAGGCAAGAAAAACAACAGTGAGTCGTACAGAAACGAACAGACAAAATTCGGAGAAATTCGAAAGAGTTGCGGTAATGAAATTCAGAAAATGCCTGCAAATCATGTAGCTTTGTACAGTGGGATACTCAAGGATCGTGTGCACAGAATGCAGTATTCTCACTGAATTTTCATTTCTTTGATCATCATCAAAATATGCATTCGTTctgttcattttttattttctatcatttcattttattattattgttgttagatatgagaaattaaatttgaataaggttttaaatatgactaaaacttgtttgagacggtctcacaggtagtattttgtgagacggatatcttatttgggtcatctataaaaaaagtattactttttatactacaagtattactttttattattaatatcggtagtgttgacccgtttcacagataaaaattagttagatcatctcacaagagacatactctttaaATATTTGCACTTTTTAATATGATCAAGagtttgatatgatttatatttataaaaaaaaatattttgaatataaaatttaatatttttttaatcaaatcaaataaacaagattcATTTATGTTTTATATTTGTGACGGAtaaaatcaaatgtataaaatGAACTGTAGACTTGTCatagtaaaatataaataatataaatataaaactacTAAAACGTTTTAGTATTATGATTGTATTTGAAGTGGGTACTTTCACAAAATGGGATTTCCCAACTAATGTGAATTGATTATTGGTATTATATTATTACTTTCTTGGACCACTTATAGGACCATAagttatttgatataaaatacttaattatatatatatatatatatatataataagaagATTAATCTAGAGAGGAATGGACGTGATGTGAATTCGCAAGTAATGTCTGTTGACTATTTGCATTATATTAAGATTTTCTTGGATGATGTTGGAATAAAGAACATTTTATGTTCACTTGATACTTAATTTACAAAAACAATTCACTTTAcatccttttctttttaatatatCGAGCACGGGATACCGATTTCTTATTTTGAGAGgtgataattgatttttttttaaaaaaatattaatgttattattgttattttaccaaatttaactatattatCTTGAATTGACAGATTTAGATCAGAATTGAAAACTTTATTATTTCATTGATAaaacatgatttaaaaaaaaaaaatcacggcCAAAACAGAAATTTTTAGGGTGAAAATGGTATATGGCAATGTTCAATGAACGGAGAATTATATGAGATGAGATCGGTTGTAATTGAATTGTTGGATGTTAAATCACTTATATGTTTTGGACatataaagaaaaaattcaagGCAACCTTAAGATATTGCCCACACAAGGGAGCATCAAAAGGcccaatttttgttttttttttttatcatgtggAGTTCTTATATTATTCTATGAACCCCACAtcacaacaaaaaatattatataaaaacaattaatttataatacttaaaaacactttataatgaaataaaatatgatgATATTAGAATTTATCTCgagttcagtatgcagagcgaGTCTTTAAATTTTCGCAGCTAAATGGATCAGGTCAGTGCTTCGGATTTCGTACAGACAAAAATATGGTTAAGGAGCACCAGAGATTTTCTGGCATTACCCATCTGATGCTTAAGTCAATCCGGATAGCAAACTTTAGAATGAGATATATTAGCACTAAATGAGCAAGAGAATGTGAGTGAGTAAAATCGTAGACAATACATGGTATTTATATATGTAGGAAGGGTTAGTTACCTTATCGGAATAGAATTCTTATTAAGATATAACTCTATCTGAGATAAGGAATATCATGCGGTAAGATTCAGTGACCACAGCAATAGAACTCTTGATGGCGGCTAGGACTCTTGCCTTATCTCCATGAGATTTGATCGAATCTAGTATTTATCGGAGTTTCTCATTTGTCGGCGAAGATGTCTCCATATTTCCTCACTACGTTAGTGTAATGCTCGGTTAgtcgtacaaatgattaatgTATTTATGTCGTTTGTTATACGCTTACCTTATTCATTATGATTTACTTGTATGATGCTGCTAGTGCTCCTTATATTACGCATATAGACCTATTGAAATCAATTGGGATATTGAttattgagattgaatatgatttctctattgtccatggtgtattgagaatgaatatgtgtctaaatagtgatagtaagatgtgtggATAAAGTAATGTAATAGAAGTTGGTATTAGAatgcaggaaatgagatgaaaaatatggcagttcttacgggttttagcataatgatttggaTATTGATCCAAATGGTGTGAGACTACAACTATTAAAAAGCTACGATATAAGgctacaatttttatgtttggagttttgtttaaatcattGCGAAAGTCAAGCCGAAAACATCCCTaaatgtgtcgtgtgtatcgtcgttcctGCACTGATACATTTTGgtagaatgagcataactctttactTAGATAtgcaaatgacatgaggctaattgaaGATGAAATCCAAGACATAGAGATACAATTTATATGTCGaccacttttccaaattatgaaaggAAGATGTTTGTTTTTAGCAAATAATGACGAGGCTGCATGCAgagcgcgcccgagcggtcgAATTCTACCGCCCTAGCGCCCTTGTACCAAAATTTTGGTGTTTTAACAGATTGGTCCGCGCCCCGagcggtaaaatgttaccgcccgagcgcccttGGACAAAAATGTGAGTTACAAACatgatttttgtgatttaaaTGGATAAGGATCGAGGGTTTCAGTCATGTTCACCATTCCACCATCAAAAATCAAGGAGAAAACAAGGGTTTGCCAAGTTCTTCCCTCAAGTGATCCtacatcttttcttcttcctcaAATTGAAGCTAGAATTGAACTCTCCACTACATATGAATTTAACTATTGTTGAGATTATTGTATCGTCTGAAATATGGATAcatcatgtcaaaatttttataaacaatCAAATTAGTATCCATAGGTTAGATTGTTCCATGATATAGGTATATCTATCAAACTCTATTTTAATTATGAGCGTAGTGATCACTAATCACGTCAAGCATAGAAGAAGAGTGTTACAGTTAGAGCTCGGACTTTTCGGCCACGTTAGTGGGCTCGGACCTCTAGTAAACAGTGCTGAGGAGATTGAATCAATTAGATAGATTCATGGTACCATACATATGAGTTCAGATTTCCGGGCTTGGTATCCAGGCCCTTGATCCACGATGAGGCATGAGTCTTATTGGGCTAGAGCCAATTCTGGGATGGGCTTGGATATATCTAGACGTAGCAATTTCAGGAGGCATCAATAGTACCTCCGCCTTTTCAGTCTAAAAGAAGAATGAAGTTTAGACTCAAAAGTCTAGTCGAATCCTGAGCCCTTCTTGTTCAACCACTTGTATTTGTTGTGTGTTTGTTGGATCTTATGTGGCAGTTAGGAGGGCCTAGATGTGGATCCGAATTGTTCATGAATGAACGAATGAGATTCTCTGACAGCCCAGTTTCTTAGGCGTCTATATAGCTACCCGACAAGATATGGGCCCTTGATTACATCATGATCGGACGGTTGAGGTGACCCTATTCTGGTTATAAATAAGAGCTTCTACCTTTCCATTTtcatctttatttctttccgagCTATTAACCTACCAAATTTTCGAGAGCTTTTCCGACCAGCATTTAGTACGCTAGACCACTTACCATCTGACCCCTTTCAGTAAGTTTGTTTATTTTGACCAAGTCAAGATGTTGGGATGTCTTCCCCTAAAGAATCTTATGTTCAGAATTACTAGATTATTTAGATGATCATGTGTCTCAACACAACTGAGCTCGGACCATCCCTAGACCAACTTGGCCCCTCTATATCTGATCTCGGACCGTCTGAACCCTTTGAAGGAGATCCAGAACCTTGTCCTCCTGACACCCGAGTTAAAAAATCTGAAAGGCCGAGGCAACTCAAGGCCGATGAGGTTAGATTAAAAGAAGATAGTCGGACCTGGTATGAAGTCTTGGCTTCTCACTTAGATCCTGACTTAAGGCCATCTATCAGAGAGGGGTCGGCATACCCCATAGATATAAAGTTCGCATCCCTGGTCGTACAGATCGAGCTCATCAACCCCAGAGGGATTCCATACTTTTTATGTAGAACAGTTATAAATGGGCATTAGATTTCCAGTGCCCAAACTCGTCCAAACCACCTGTGATTATTTCCAAATATGTTCGAGCCAGCTAAGCCCTAATTCCATTAGTTCTCTCCTATCTTTATGTGTCTTATTTAGGTTTTTCAAGGTTCCCTTAGGGATCGGTaacttattaaaatttattcaaataaagatAGCAGCTCCAAGCCATTTTTACTTGTCCATCCACCCCAAgtacaaatttttgaaagagaaGCTAGACTCCCATAAGAGATGGCACAACAGATACTTTTTTGTTAAATCCGTAAAGCCATGGCGCTGTAACTTTACCCTCCCGAGAAATTAGCCAAGCTGGAACATGACTTAAAGAACCTTTTAGCCACCTTTTAATATTGACAGCTTAGTAGAGGACGACCTGCTCTGCAAATTCAGGCTCTGCAAGAAAAAAGTGTAGCTGAAGGGAGACATAGGTAGGGTCTTCCGACTcctttattttcatttattttactttCCCAACCTTTATTCTTAGGTGAGATGAAGGCAAACAACATCATGATGAAGGCCGAGATGAAGGCAAAAATGCCCAAACTGAAGATAAAAAGGTGAGCCCTCTACTGATGATGTTGCCATCGAGCCCACGCCTCTCAAGTCATCTAAGAAATTTTCCTCCAAGAAGAACGAGAGGTCGAGCTCGGGCACATAGTCTTTGAACCAGAAGGGTCCCGAGATGTCCTTCCTTTCCAAGTACAAAGGAAAAATTGGTGAGGCTTCTTCCATGCCCGAGCTTGTGATTCTAGAGGGGGCCAACCACCCCCGAAGCCCAGACATATCTTTTCCTACAAAACCCGACGGGATTGGGGCTTTGGATTTGGTCCAGAATTTAGTTTCGTTTGTGAACCTGGGGATCCTctatgaatcgcgtatttcagccttatTTGGACCAGtttgtcatcatattcatatatgACATCCTTATTTATTCGAAGAACCAGGAGGAGCATAGCCAGCATCTGCGTACTGCAATGCAAGTGTTGCAGAATCGGAAGttgttcgcaaagttcagtaagtgtgaattttagTTAGAGAAAGtggcatttttgggacatgttattTCTAGTATTGGCGTTGAAGTTTACTCATCCAAAGTAGAAACAGTGAAGGAATGGGTGAATCCGAATAACGCAttagagatccgcagtttcttgggcTTATGGGGTTACTACATAAaattcattcagggattttcttctatTGCAGTGCCACTCATCTCGTTGATGAAGaaaaatgcaaagtttgtatggaACGCTGACTGCCAGAAGAGTTTTGACactttgaaacaagctcttataACAGCGCCAGTTTAACCATGCCATCAAGGCAAGACAACTTTGTGTTCTACACCAATGCTTCTAAGCTCGGATTAGGCGCCGTACTGATGCAGCATGGCCGAGTCATTGCATATTCCTCCCGACAGTTGAAgatgcatgaaaaaaattatccgAATCATGATCTGGAGTTAGCTGCCATGGtctttgccttgaagatatggagatactacttgtatggtgagaaatgccagatatttactaatcacaagagtctcaaatatttcttcactcaGAAGGGATTGAACATGCGAAAGAGACGGTGGCTAGAGTTGGAtaaggattatgattgcgacatcagctaccatccgggaaaagtcAATGTAATCGCTGAAGCCTTGAGTAAAAAAGCAGGAGTTATGTCGCAACTGTCGGTACAAAGACCTCTCTCGAGGTCTATCCTAGGGGAAAGCTCCAAGATTATCTACCTCGACAGTGCAGTCCACATTGATAGATCGTATCCATAGTGGACAATCATCTAATGTGTAATTGCAGAAATGGCGAGTGAGAGATGAATCTAAGAGTCGTAAGCTTTATATAGTGAGCGATGGGATTGTAAGGCATACAGGAAGGATTTGGGTACCTAGGGATGATATGATTAGAGGCGAAATTCTATCAGAAGCGCATACAGCAttatattccattcatccatgAGGCATTAAGATGTATAAAGACTTGCAGATgctttattggtggccaggaatgaaacGAGACATTCAAAgctttgtatctgaatgtcttACTTGCCAGCGGGTGAAagtagagcatcagagaccagcagagAAGCTCAaacctcttcctattcccgagtggaaatgggag
This genomic interval from Primulina huaijiensis isolate GDHJ02 chromosome 14, ASM1229523v2, whole genome shotgun sequence contains the following:
- the LOC140957558 gene encoding uncharacterized protein; the encoded protein is MLSSQGLVLATAMAVSAGTIILFDFFKEKCFSNIRQNQDCSLPEKKALKSCLASDSGSKKSDQAKKKKKNRVKFAEDVKDSGKKNNSESYRNEQTKFGEIRKSCGNEIQKMPANHVALYSGILKDRVHRMQYSH